A window of Cryptomeria japonica chromosome 3, Sugi_1.0, whole genome shotgun sequence contains these coding sequences:
- the LOC131074401 gene encoding large ribosomal subunit protein uL10: protein MGFKGTKAEKKVIYDKKICDLLEDYTQVLVCLADNVGSNQLQSIRQGLRPDSVVLMGKNTMMKRSIRMYAEKSGNTAYLNIIQLLVGNVGLIFTKGDLKEVREEVAKYKVGAPARVGLVAPVDVVVPPGNTGLDPSQTSFFQVLNIPTKINKGTVEIITPVELIKKGDKVGSSEAALLAKLGIRPFSYGLIVQSVYDNGSVFNPAVLDLTEEDLIEKIAVGISNVAALSLALSYPTLVAAPHAFINGYKNVLAIAIATDYSFPQAEKVKEYLEDPSKFAVATVAVTTEAAAAAPAAAAPKEEEKKPEPEEESDDDMGFSLFD from the exons ATGGGGTTCAAGGGTACTAAGGCTGAGAAGAAAGTAATCTACGACAAGAAAATATGCGATTTACTGGAAGATTACACGCAGGTGTTGGTGTGCCTTGCAGACAATGTGGGATCCAATCAGTTGCAGTCCATTCGGCAGGGATTGAGGCCCGATTCAGTCGTCCTAATGGGAAAGAATACCATGATGAAAAGATCTATTAGGATGTATGCCGAGAAGTCTGGCAATACGGCTTATCTGAACAtcatccagttgctcgtg GGAAATGTTGGGCTTATTTTCACAAAAGGTGACTTGAAAGAGGTCCGTGAGGAAGTTGCAAAGTATAAG GTTGGAGCTCCAGCGCGTGTTGGTTTGGTTGCTCCAGTTGACGTGGTTGTACCCCCTGGAAACACTGGTCTAGATCCATCCCAAACTTCTTTCTTCCAG GTGCTGAACATTCCCACAAAAATTAACAAGGGTACTGTTGAAATTATCACACCTGTAGAACTCATTAAGAAGGGAGATAAAGTGGGTTCTTCCGAGGCAGCTCTGCTTGCTAAGCTTGGTATTCGTCCATTTTCATATGGACTTATTGTGCAGTCTGTTTATGACAATGGATCAGTATTTAATCCAGCAGTTCTTGATCTCACAGAGGAAGATTTGATTGAAAAAATTGCTGTCGGTATCTCTAATGTGGCAGCTCTTTCACTGGCTCTCAGCTATCCTACATTAGTGGCTGCTCCTCATGCAttcatcaatggttacaagaatGTTTTAGCTATTGCTATTGCTACAGACTATTCATTCCCACAGGCAGAGAAAGTCAAAGAGTACTTGGAG GATCCAAGCAAGTTTGCAGTTGCTACTGTTGCAGTTACTACAGAAGCTGCTGCTGCTGCTCCTGCTGCAGCTGCtccaaaggaagaggaaaagaagcctGAACCTGAAGAGGAGTCTGATGATGACATGGGTTTCAGTCTATTCGATTAG